TCATTGCACTTTCCCACGTCAACTACAGAACGGGGGCCATGTGGGACATGGCAGAGGTGAGTGCCCAAGCCCACGCCGTCGGTGCATTGGTGATCTGGGATCTGGCACATGCCGCCGGGGCCGTCCCTCTTGACCTTGTCGGGGCGGACGCTGACTACGCTGTGGGATGTACGTATAAGTACCTCAACGGAGGGCCGGGTTCACCAGCATTCATTTGGGTCAACGCCCGGCATCAGAAGCGTTTTTGGCAACCGTTGGCTGGCTGGTGGTCGCATGCTAATCCCTTCGCCATGGCGGATTCCTATACGCCCGCTGCTGACATCAATCGTTTTCTCTGTGGCACTCAGCCGATCACGGCGATGGCCATGGTGGAAACGGGACTCGACATCATGCTCGATGTCGATGGGGATGCCCTCCGCGCCAAATCCTTGGCGATGACTGACTTGTTCATCGCGCTCGTAGAACAGCGTTGCGGCGATCATCCGCTGGAACTGATGACGCCACGGGATCACGCGCGTAGGGGAAGCCATGTGAGTTTCCGCCACCCAGAGGGTTACGCGGTGATGAGTGCGCTCATCGACCGAGGAGTAATTGGAGATTACCGGGAGCCGGAGGTCTTGCGCTTTGGCATAACACCGCTGTACCTAAGTTATGCAGATATTTGGGACGCGGTGGAAATCCTGCGCGATATTCTCGATACCCGCTCGTGGGATGCCCCCGAATTCAAGCGGCGCAACGCCGTCACCTAATTCGCAGCGGCTCAGGGTGGCTAGGGCGCGGTCTCTGGGCGGAAGCTCCATTAAAGCAGTGTGGCCCGCACCAAAGGGTGCGGGCCACACTGGTTCCGGCGTGTCCCCCCTATGGGGCGGAACGGTCGGTCAAGTCAAATATTTAGTTAAGGGGTAACGCTAGGGCAGGCCAGCTGCTGGCCATTGATCGTGACGAATTCGGCGCCATCCTGGCAGGCTTGAGCGACCTCATT
The Arthrobacter alpinus genome window above contains:
- the kynU gene encoding kynureninase; its protein translation is MTVNGTAARTERKDCLAADEADSLALFKGRFILPPGVIYLDGNSLGPRPAGALERVQEVVTEEWGVGLIRSWNTAGWFDLPGRLGEKLAQLMGGGKGQAVVTDTTSLNLFKALASAIRIQQVDHPEKRVIVTERDNFPSDVYIAEGIIDFLNSMSQEAGVRYEVRLIDDDLPLSVALDGSTAVIALSHVNYRTGAMWDMAEVSAQAHAVGALVIWDLAHAAGAVPLDLVGADADYAVGCTYKYLNGGPGSPAFIWVNARHQKRFWQPLAGWWSHANPFAMADSYTPAADINRFLCGTQPITAMAMVETGLDIMLDVDGDALRAKSLAMTDLFIALVEQRCGDHPLELMTPRDHARRGSHVSFRHPEGYAVMSALIDRGVIGDYREPEVLRFGITPLYLSYADIWDAVEILRDILDTRSWDAPEFKRRNAVT